The genomic window GACGACTTCCACGCTGCTCTCGGCCAGGGGAAGGGTCAGGCCGCTGCCCACGCACTGGGTCACGCCGGTCACGTCGCGCAGCACCAAAAATTGCACGCCCCCCAGGTCGCGGCGGGCGTGGACGAAGCCTTGAAGTTTAACGGTCTGCCCCTCATGTTGGGGCAGTTCACGGGTCAGCGTGCGTTTGAGTGGGCTGGTCATGAGTCTCTCCTTGAACGAAAAACCCCCGCCGGGGTGGGCGGGGGCGCGGCCATACGACGAGGCGTCCCCTAGCGGGAATCGTCGTTGTCGTTGTTCAGTGCCGCGAACATGGTGCAGAGTGTAGCCGCCGCAGCGCAGCGGGGTCAAAGGGGGCGGCTAGGCAGGGGGGAGTGAGGAAAAAATTTGGTTTGCGGACTCCCTCACCCCGCCTTCCGCACCTCCGGTACGTTGCGGACCAGCACCACGCCGAGCAGGAAAAACAGCGCCGCGCTGCCGAAGACGAGCACATACCCGAAGTTGTCGCCGTGCCGGTTGCCCCAGTCGAGGAGTGCGCCCATCGGCAGGTTGACGAACTGCGGCGCGACGAAGGCGACGTGCCAGATGCCCATGTCGCGGGCGTAGCTGCTGCGGCTCGGCATGGCGTCGGCGCCCAGCGCCCAGTCCACGCTGGTAAACGCCCCGAAGCCCAAGCCGAAGCAAAACGCCAGCAGCAGCGCGAAGGTGAAGCTCGGCGCGACGAGCAGCAGCAGCGCCGTGACCGTCATGACCGTGCCTGCGAAATAAATGACCGGCTTGCGCCCGATGCGGTCACTCAGCCGCCCGCCCACCACGGCGGAGATGATGGACGCGATGACGATGCACGCGAGCAGCAGGGAACTGCTCATCACCGGGTCTTTTTGCCGCAGCACGTCGCCTGCGTAGAACTGCAAAAACGGCTGCACGCTGTACTGCCCGAGTGCGAACAGCACCCGCGTGATAAACACCCATTTGAACGGCGCGTAGGCGAACAGCTCGCGCCAGGGGAGCACCTCACCCGGCGCGGCGGGGGCCACCGCTTCGGCCTGCTCCACCACCCCCCGGATAGTGATAACTGCCGCCACGAGCAGCAGCGCCGCCATCAGCACAAAGGGGAGGCTCGCCCCGTAGTGGCTGCCGATGGCGACGCCCGCCGCCGCGCCCAGCAGTTGCCCCAGCGCTTGCAAGGTGCCCATCGCCCCGCTGTAGCGCCCGCGCTGCTCCGGCGGCACGAGCTGCGGAATCAGGGCCGAATACGGCGCGGTGGCGTAGTTGTTGCCGAACTGCACCAGCACGAAGCCGAGCACGTATACCCAGAAGCCCGTACTCCCGGCGAGCAGGCCCACCGCCGCGCCCATCACCGCCAGCCCCGCCACGTTGATGCCCACGCCCAGGCGCAGGTAAGGCAGCCGCCGCCCCGTCTTGTCCGAGTGCGCCCCCACCAGCGGCGGCACGACCAGCGCAATCGCCGCGCCGATGGCCCCCAGCAGCCCCAGGTACGTGCCCTTGTGCGCCGCGCCCATGAACCCCACCACATGCGCAGGCATGTAGATGGTCAGCAGCATCAGCCACAGGAAGGCCGTTCCGAACCAGAACGCCGACAGCACCCAGGGGCTGGGCAATGGGGGGCTGGGCAACGGGGAATGGGGCAAGGCAGCGGCGGGCCGCGCAGCAGGAGGAAGTGTCATGTGGGGAACAGTGTAGGGAGTTGCGTCAGTCCTGTGCCAACGTCCGAACCTGCTCCCCGAGGCCGCCCCACACCATCTCAATGAACGCCGGTTCGGGCTGGAACCCCAGCCGTGTGTTGATGGCGAGCATGGGCGCGTTGGCGGTCGCGTTGTGGGTCACGACCCGGCGGATGCCCTGGGCGTGCGCGAGGTTCAGCGAGTGGCGTTTGAGCGCCAGCGCCAGCCCCCGGCGACGGTGCGCGCGGGCGGTGCCGGTCAGGCCGGTGTTCAGCGCGTGCGGGTCGGCGAGGTCGCGCCACAGTTCGGTGAGCGCCGCCACCTCGCCCGCCTGCGTGACTGCCAGCCAGAGGCCGTCCGGGAAGAAGGTGGGGTGCTGCACGTAGGCCCGAATGTCGTCCAGGCTGTACGGCTGCGCGGGAATGCGGCGCGGCTCGTCGGCGCGGGCCTCGTTGAAGGTGCGGCGGAAGGCGCCCAGCGCGGGCGTCTCCCCGAGGTCGGCCACGAAGTCCGGCAGGCTCCGCAGGCGGTATCCGGCGGGCAGGTCGGCGGGTTGCGACGTCCAGGTGGTCAAGTCCAGGACGTTGGTGAACTCGCGTTCCAGTTCGCTGAACCCGCGCGCTTGCAGGAAGGCGACGGCGTGCGGCTCGTCCTCCCGCGCGCCGGCCAGCACTTCGCGGGCGCCGCGTTCCTTCAGATGGGTGCGTACCGTCGCCGCCAGCACCGCGCCGACACCCCGTCGCCCGTGCTCCGGCGGCACTGTGACCGTGACGTTGTAGCGGTCGGGCTGGTGCGACCCGGCCCACTGCGTGACACCCGCGAAGCCCACGATTTTACTGCCGCGCTCGGCCACCCACTGCGCCAGGTGCAGGCCCTTGGGGTGGGTGCGGGTGTTCTCGGCGGCGACCCGCAGTTGCTCGGCGGTCACCGTCTGGCCGGGCCGCGCGGCGGTGAGGACGGCCCCGACCGCCGGATAATCGGCTTCCGTCGCTTCTCTGATGTGAACTGTCCTGTCGTTCATAGCTTCCCCCAGCGGTATTCCACGTAGCCCACGTCGTTCTGAAAGCCCAGCCGCCTGTTCAGCGTCACATGGGCGCGTTGCCGCTCTCGGCATTGGTGGTGATGCGCCGGACGCCCTGCGCGTGGGCGTCGCGCATCGCCGCCACCTTCAGGGCCAGCGCCAGCCCACGCCGCCGCCACTCACGCCGCACGCCGGTAAAGCCGATGCTCAGGCGGGTTGGGTCGTCCTCCCAGGACTTGAGTTCGGTGAAGGCGGCGGCCTGACCGTCCGGTATCAGGGCGAACAGGACGCCGCCGGGCCGGAAATGCTCATCCTCGGTGCGTTTGCGGAACTGTTCGAGGTCGGGCAGCGTGCGCGGCGCAGGGGCGGGCACGTCGGGAACGGTGGCGCAGTACACGTCGTAATAGGTGCTCAGCGCGGCGTCCTCCCCCTGTTCGGCTCGCAAGTCAGCATAGGAGGCCACACGCACACCAGCGGGAAGCGGCGCCGACCACGCGCCGAAATCAAACGCGGTCAGGTCAAGGTGGCTGTCAAAGTACCGCTGCACCT from Deinococcus radiodurans R1 = ATCC 13939 = DSM 20539 includes these protein-coding regions:
- a CDS encoding GNAT family N-acetyltransferase; protein product: MNDRTVHIREATEADYPAVGAVLTAARPGQTVTAEQLRVAAENTRTHPKGLHLAQWVAERGSKIVGFAGVTQWAGSHQPDRYNVTVTVPPEHGRRGVGAVLAATVRTHLKERGAREVLAGAREDEPHAVAFLQARGFSELEREFTNVLDLTTWTSQPADLPAGYRLRSLPDFVADLGETPALGAFRRTFNEARADEPRRIPAQPYSLDDIRAYVQHPTFFPDGLWLAVTQAGEVAALTELWRDLADPHALNTGLTGTARAHRRRGLALALKRHSLNLAHAQGIRRVVTHNATANAPMLAINTRLGFQPEPAFIEMVWGGLGEQVRTLAQD
- a CDS encoding MFS transporter, translating into MTLPPAARPAAALPHSPLPSPPLPSPWVLSAFWFGTAFLWLMLLTIYMPAHVVGFMGAAHKGTYLGLLGAIGAAIALVVPPLVGAHSDKTGRRLPYLRLGVGINVAGLAVMGAAVGLLAGSTGFWVYVLGFVLVQFGNNYATAPYSALIPQLVPPEQRGRYSGAMGTLQALGQLLGAAAGVAIGSHYGASLPFVLMAALLLVAAVITIRGVVEQAEAVAPAAPGEVLPWRELFAYAPFKWVFITRVLFALGQYSVQPFLQFYAGDVLRQKDPVMSSSLLLACIVIASIISAVVGGRLSDRIGRKPVIYFAGTVMTVTALLLLVAPSFTFALLLAFCFGLGFGAFTSVDWALGADAMPSRSSYARDMGIWHVAFVAPQFVNLPMGALLDWGNRHGDNFGYVLVFGSAALFFLLGVVLVRNVPEVRKAG
- a CDS encoding GNAT family N-acetyltransferase; translated protein: MTPFTLRPATDADIPAMAAIQTALNPNHPMTAETFAREMQEARDHPLGLHEAYWVAELGGETLAYASVIQYAGLFHPDRYHAEVQVLERGRGQGLGTALAETLRAHLTERGAREVLSGMYEDDPAARCGLLRRCGLEEVQRYFDSHLDLTAFDFGAWSAPLPAGVRVASYADLRAEQGEDAALSTYYDVYCATVPDVPAPAPRTLPDLEQFRKRTEDEHFRPGGVLFALIPDGQAAAFTELKSWEDDPTRLSIGFTGVRREWRRRGLALALKVAAMRDAHAQGVRRITTNAESGNAPM